One stretch of Brevibacillus laterosporus DNA includes these proteins:
- a CDS encoding isoprenyl transferase, giving the protein MSISLFLGETCMLERLGKMFSGKQEERKNNTFDQAGVIPRHVAVIMDGNGRWAKKRNLPRIAGHHQGMKTVKDVVKAADEIGVGVLTMYAFSTENWKRPKDEVDFLMKLPQEFLSTELVELVERNVRIRMVGSREGLPSHTLKALLEAEEKTKNNTGLQLNFALNYGGRDEILKATKEIAQLVAQGKLTPEQIDEETIASHLYTQGIPEPDLLIRTSGEIRISNFMLWQLAYTEFWFTDVYWPDFSKEHFLQAIAEYQGRARRYGAV; this is encoded by the coding sequence ATGTCTATATCTCTCTTTTTGGGGGAAACCTGTATGTTAGAACGGTTAGGAAAAATGTTTAGCGGTAAGCAGGAAGAACGAAAAAACAATACGTTTGATCAGGCAGGAGTCATTCCGCGTCATGTGGCAGTTATTATGGATGGTAATGGCAGATGGGCTAAAAAACGTAATTTACCGCGTATTGCTGGACACCATCAGGGAATGAAAACCGTAAAAGACGTGGTTAAAGCAGCTGATGAAATTGGTGTAGGTGTATTAACCATGTATGCCTTTTCAACAGAGAATTGGAAGCGTCCTAAAGACGAAGTAGATTTTCTTATGAAACTTCCACAGGAGTTTTTGTCGACTGAATTGGTAGAATTAGTTGAACGAAATGTACGAATTCGTATGGTAGGCTCACGTGAAGGATTACCTTCCCATACCCTAAAGGCTTTGCTAGAAGCCGAGGAAAAAACAAAAAATAATACAGGATTGCAACTCAATTTTGCCCTTAATTATGGTGGGCGTGATGAAATTTTGAAAGCGACAAAAGAGATTGCTCAGTTGGTCGCACAAGGCAAGTTAACACCTGAACAAATTGATGAGGAAACGATTGCCTCACATTTATATACGCAAGGAATTCCCGAACCTGATTTGTTGATTCGCACGAGCGGAGAAATTCGTATTAGCAATTTTATGTTATGGCAACTAGCTTATACGGAATTTTGGTTCACGGATGTATATTGGCCCGATTTTTCCAAAGAGCATTTCTTACAGGCGATTGCTGAATACCAAGGTCGAGCTCGTCGATATGGCGCAGTTTGA
- a CDS encoding ribosome recycling factor codes for MPQNILKDMEDRMSKAIHTLKKDLATLRAGRATPAMLDKIVVDYYGTPTPINQLANIVAPEPRTLQIQPWDKTSLKDIDKAIMQSDIGLTPTNDGSIIRISVPALTEERRRDLVKVANKNGEDAKVAIRNVRRDANDGIKKLEKAASISEDESRGHQETVQKTTDKFIAEVDKIVKDKEKDILEV; via the coding sequence ATGCCACAAAACATTTTAAAGGATATGGAAGATCGCATGAGCAAGGCGATTCATACATTAAAAAAGGACCTAGCAACGTTGCGCGCAGGTCGTGCAACACCAGCTATGTTAGATAAAATTGTGGTGGATTACTATGGAACGCCAACACCAATCAATCAATTGGCAAACATAGTAGCACCAGAACCGCGTACGCTACAAATTCAACCTTGGGATAAGACGTCACTAAAAGATATCGATAAAGCAATCATGCAATCCGATATTGGACTTACGCCAACCAATGATGGTTCGATCATTCGCATCTCAGTACCGGCACTTACAGAAGAGCGCCGTCGCGATTTAGTGAAAGTGGCAAACAAGAATGGTGAAGATGCAAAAGTAGCGATTCGTAACGTACGTCGTGATGCAAATGATGGCATTAAAAAGTTGGAAAAAGCGGCTTCTATCTCTGAGGATGAATCCCGCGGTCATCAAGAAACGGTTCAAAAAACGACCGATAAGTTTATTGCGGAAGTTGATAAAATCGTAAAAGATAAAGAGAAGGACATTCTCGAGGTATAA
- a CDS encoding UMP kinase, giving the protein MPEAAYKRVILKLSGEALAGELGYGIDPKVIASIANQIKEIVELGVEVAVVVGGGNIWRGLSGSSKGMDRATADYMGMLATVMNALAMQDGLEQVGVPTRVQTSIEMRQVAEPYIRRKAIRHLEKSRVVIFAAGTGNPYFSTDTTAALRAAEIEAEVILMAKNKVDGVYTADPSIDESATKYDNLTFLEVLNKGLGVMDSTASSLCMDNHIPLIVFAITEEGNIRRAVMGEKIGTIVKGDA; this is encoded by the coding sequence ATGCCAGAAGCTGCATATAAACGAGTCATACTAAAGCTGAGTGGAGAGGCACTAGCTGGAGAACTAGGGTATGGAATCGACCCAAAAGTTATCGCTTCGATTGCAAATCAAATTAAGGAAATCGTAGAACTTGGTGTAGAAGTAGCTGTAGTAGTAGGTGGTGGAAACATCTGGAGAGGCCTTTCTGGTAGCTCTAAAGGGATGGATCGTGCAACGGCTGACTACATGGGCATGCTTGCAACCGTTATGAACGCGTTAGCGATGCAAGATGGTTTAGAACAAGTCGGCGTACCTACCCGAGTACAAACTTCTATTGAAATGCGTCAAGTAGCGGAGCCATACATTCGCAGAAAAGCTATTCGTCATTTGGAAAAAAGTCGAGTTGTCATTTTTGCGGCTGGTACAGGTAACCCGTATTTCTCCACCGATACAACAGCGGCATTACGAGCTGCCGAGATCGAAGCAGAGGTTATTCTGATGGCAAAGAACAAGGTGGACGGTGTATATACGGCTGATCCAAGTATTGACGAAAGCGCTACAAAATACGATAACCTAACTTTCCTCGAAGTCTTAAACAAAGGCTTGGGCGTCATGGATTCTACCGCTTCCAGTCTTTGTATGGATAATCATATACCACTTATTGTTTTTGCCATAACGGAAGAAGGCAACATTCGTCGGGCCGTCATGGGAGAAAAAATTGGGACTATAGTAAAGGGGGATGCTTAA
- a CDS encoding elongation factor Ts: MAITAQTVKELRERTGAGMMDCKRALEEVNGDIEKAIDLLREKGIAKAAKKSGRIAAEGLTGFAVNGNIGTVVEVNCETDFVAKNPEFQQLVKDIAEHVVTARPASVEEALTQAFQGGEDLGTSINAKIATIGENISFRRFEILEKADNGVFGGYLHMGGKIGALVALNDSSDEALAKDLAMHAAASNPRFGVREEVSQDVIDREREVLKNQALSEGKPANIVDKMVEGRMAKFFEEYCLVEQPFVKDPDKRVSQLLKEAGASFKGFARFQVGEGIEKKQEDFAAEVMAQVNKQ, from the coding sequence ATGGCAATTACGGCACAAACAGTTAAAGAATTGCGCGAAAGAACAGGCGCAGGTATGATGGACTGCAAACGCGCACTAGAAGAAGTAAATGGTGATATCGAAAAAGCGATTGACCTACTTCGTGAAAAAGGTATCGCAAAAGCTGCGAAAAAGTCCGGACGTATCGCTGCTGAAGGTTTGACTGGTTTCGCAGTAAACGGAAACATTGGTACAGTGGTAGAAGTTAACTGTGAAACAGACTTCGTTGCTAAAAACCCTGAGTTCCAACAATTAGTAAAAGATATCGCTGAGCACGTAGTAACCGCTCGTCCAGCTAGTGTTGAAGAAGCATTGACTCAAGCTTTCCAAGGTGGAGAAGATTTGGGTACATCAATCAACGCGAAAATCGCGACAATTGGTGAAAACATCAGCTTCCGTCGTTTTGAAATCCTTGAAAAAGCTGACAACGGCGTTTTCGGCGGATACCTACACATGGGTGGAAAAATCGGTGCGTTGGTAGCTTTGAACGATTCTAGCGATGAAGCTTTGGCAAAAGACCTTGCGATGCACGCAGCGGCTTCTAACCCACGTTTCGGCGTGAGAGAAGAAGTTTCTCAAGACGTGATTGATCGCGAGCGTGAAGTATTGAAAAACCAAGCGCTGTCCGAAGGCAAACCTGCTAACATCGTTGACAAAATGGTAGAAGGCCGCATGGCAAAATTCTTCGAAGAATATTGCTTGGTTGAACAACCATTCGTTAAAGATCCAGACAAACGCGTTTCCCAATTGTTGAAAGAAGCAGGAGCTAGCTTCAAAGGCTTCGCTCGCTTCCAAGTTGGAGAAGGTATTGAAAAGAAACAAGAAGATTTTGCTGCTGAAGTAATGGCGCAAGTGAATAAGCAATAA
- the rpsB gene encoding 30S ribosomal protein S2 produces MAVISMKQLLEAGVHFGHQTRRWNPKMDRYIFTERNGIYIIDLQKTVKKVEEAYNFMRELAANEGKVLFVGTKKQAQESVKDEAERTGHYFINQRWLGGTLTNFETIQKRTARLAQLKRMQEDGTFDVLPKKEVIVLNKEMDRLEKFLGGIAHMKELPDALFVIDPRKERIAVAEARKLGIPIVAIVDTNCDPDEIDYVIPGNDDAIRAVKLLTGKMADALSEGNQGGEQTTTA; encoded by the coding sequence ATGGCGGTAATCTCTATGAAACAACTTCTTGAGGCTGGTGTTCACTTCGGTCACCAAACTCGTCGTTGGAACCCAAAAATGGATCGCTATATCTTCACTGAACGTAACGGAATTTACATCATCGACTTGCAAAAGACGGTGAAAAAGGTAGAAGAGGCATACAACTTCATGCGCGAACTTGCTGCTAACGAAGGTAAAGTACTTTTCGTTGGAACAAAGAAACAAGCGCAAGAATCTGTTAAAGATGAAGCTGAGCGCACTGGTCACTACTTCATCAACCAACGTTGGTTGGGTGGTACATTGACTAACTTCGAAACTATCCAAAAACGTACTGCTCGTCTTGCTCAACTAAAACGTATGCAAGAAGATGGTACTTTCGATGTTCTTCCTAAAAAAGAAGTTATCGTATTGAACAAAGAAATGGATCGCCTAGAGAAATTCTTGGGCGGTATTGCGCACATGAAAGAATTACCTGACGCATTGTTCGTAATCGACCCTCGCAAAGAGCGTATCGCTGTTGCAGAAGCTCGTAAATTGGGTATCCCAATCGTAGCGATTGTTGATACTAACTGCGATCCAGATGAAATCGACTATGTGATTCCTGGTAACGATGACGCTATCCGTGCTGTTAAACTATTAACTGGCAAGATGGCTGATGCTCTGTCTGAAGGAAACCAAGGCGGAGAGCAAACAACCACGGCGTAA
- a CDS encoding DUF342 domain-containing protein, protein MSQIADYADIHISSDKLIAEITMKTDSDIPLKEEDLIRFCETKGLKFGLIENHIRAICSTPSQYVNIPLSIAKGQEPVAGKDGSIRYLFQDETAEKASPKMLEDGRVDYYSVLNIANVTRGQLLAEKIMATPGEPGRTVTGEVIPPKPGKEAMLKPGKGIVLNEERTLAYAVIDGQVSVDKDKIHVFPVYEVNGDLDFSVGNIDFVGTVVIRGHVPTGFTIKATGDIRIYGSVEGAELIAEGSIDIKNGIAGQDKGHVQAGNNVTTSYIQNGNVTAGNNVFVKQSIMFSRVRAGKQVVCKGTKGIIIGGVTQAGEKIIAQVVGNMSSTPTSLEVGAKPQSRDLVGQIKQKLTDLHDQKRKADQGLQVLNQMMQAYGDLPADKKALQIKLTNTQLVVEKDIKVIEEEKRALEAELEKEMPAYIEVSQLIFPGAKLVFGKHVRFIKQEFSRTRFLVLDGEISTSTLI, encoded by the coding sequence GTGAGTCAAATTGCCGATTACGCGGATATTCACATTTCATCTGACAAACTTATTGCCGAAATTACTATGAAAACAGACAGTGATATCCCGTTAAAAGAGGAAGACTTGATTCGATTTTGTGAAACAAAAGGTTTGAAATTCGGACTTATAGAAAATCATATACGTGCCATCTGTTCTACCCCATCTCAATATGTAAATATCCCTCTTAGCATTGCTAAGGGACAGGAACCAGTAGCGGGTAAAGATGGTAGCATTCGTTATCTATTTCAAGATGAGACAGCAGAGAAAGCTTCCCCCAAAATGCTTGAAGATGGTCGAGTGGATTATTATTCCGTTCTCAACATTGCTAATGTGACACGTGGTCAACTTTTAGCAGAAAAGATTATGGCAACACCGGGAGAACCAGGTAGAACTGTTACAGGTGAAGTGATCCCACCTAAGCCAGGCAAAGAAGCTATGTTAAAGCCGGGTAAGGGAATTGTTTTAAATGAAGAACGAACGTTGGCATACGCTGTTATAGACGGTCAGGTATCGGTAGACAAGGATAAGATTCATGTATTTCCTGTCTATGAGGTAAATGGAGACTTGGATTTCAGCGTGGGTAATATTGATTTTGTAGGAACGGTTGTTATTCGTGGCCATGTACCAACTGGGTTTACGATAAAAGCCACAGGTGATATTCGCATCTATGGAAGTGTTGAAGGAGCAGAGCTGATTGCAGAAGGCTCTATTGATATAAAAAATGGTATTGCTGGTCAGGATAAGGGGCATGTTCAGGCAGGAAATAACGTGACTACCTCCTACATTCAAAATGGGAATGTAACCGCTGGTAATAACGTTTTCGTTAAACAAAGCATTATGTTTTCACGTGTACGGGCTGGAAAACAGGTGGTTTGTAAAGGAACCAAAGGTATTATTATTGGTGGTGTGACCCAAGCGGGCGAGAAGATTATTGCGCAAGTCGTTGGCAATATGAGTTCTACGCCAACCAGTCTTGAAGTGGGGGCTAAACCGCAATCCCGCGATCTCGTCGGCCAAATTAAACAGAAATTAACCGACCTTCACGATCAGAAACGTAAGGCGGATCAAGGACTCCAAGTATTGAATCAAATGATGCAAGCTTATGGAGATTTGCCTGCTGATAAGAAGGCGTTACAGATTAAATTGACCAATACGCAACTGGTTGTGGAAAAAGATATAAAAGTGATAGAAGAGGAAAAACGAGCACTTGAAGCCGAACTGGAAAAAGAGATGCCAGCCTACATTGAAGTGTCTCAACTAATTTTTCCAGGGGCAAAGCTGGTTTTTGGTAAGCACGTGCGTTTCATTAAACAGGAGTTTAGCCGTACTCGTTTTCTGGTTTTGGATGGAGAGATTTCTACTTCCACTCTCATTTAG
- a CDS encoding FliA/WhiG family RNA polymerase sigma factor: MARVYNQEKVTKEFDKWMEWKENGSREAELELVEKFLPLVNKVAMRLSIGLPNNVDKDDLISYGRFGLLDALNKFDYKRGLQFETYAMWRIRGAMIDGLRENDWIPRTVRDKAKKIEEAYTYLEQNLLRSPTEKEVSLHLGITEKEVQQVMYDTSLSSMLSIDEAVGDEDEQKIARHAYLIDDLMPNPENVAQMQNLKEVLTQTIDKLPEKERLVVSLFYFEELTLSEIAEVMSLSPSRISQLHSKAIFRLRNTLAKWKSQLM, translated from the coding sequence ATGGCTCGCGTATATAATCAAGAGAAGGTAACAAAAGAATTTGATAAATGGATGGAATGGAAAGAAAACGGGAGTCGAGAAGCGGAATTAGAACTGGTGGAAAAATTCTTGCCGCTAGTAAACAAAGTGGCAATGCGTCTTTCCATTGGTTTGCCTAACAACGTGGATAAGGATGATCTCATCAGCTATGGTCGATTCGGGTTGCTTGATGCTTTAAACAAATTTGATTATAAACGGGGCTTGCAGTTTGAAACGTATGCCATGTGGAGGATTCGTGGAGCCATGATCGATGGATTACGTGAAAATGATTGGATTCCTCGCACGGTACGGGATAAGGCAAAAAAAATCGAAGAAGCATATACATATTTAGAGCAAAATCTGTTGCGTTCCCCCACTGAGAAAGAAGTGAGTCTTCATTTGGGGATTACGGAAAAAGAAGTTCAACAGGTGATGTATGACACCTCACTATCCAGCATGTTGTCGATAGACGAAGCAGTAGGTGATGAAGATGAACAGAAAATTGCTCGTCATGCTTATTTAATAGACGATCTTATGCCGAATCCTGAAAACGTCGCCCAAATGCAAAACTTAAAGGAAGTTTTAACCCAAACCATTGACAAATTACCAGAAAAGGAACGCCTCGTTGTTTCACTTTTTTACTTTGAAGAGTTAACTCTGTCTGAAATCGCTGAGGTCATGAGCTTATCCCCTTCACGCATTTCCCAGTTGCATTCCAAAGCGATTTTTCGTCTGCGCAACACGTTGGCAAAATGGAAATCGCAGTTGATGTAG
- a CDS encoding chemotaxis protein CheD yields MEIIKVGMADVGVASAPDHIRTTGLGSCVGVVLYDRIKRIAGMAHVMLPDSSLGKNTETNHLKYADTAIPELIERMKKLGAQSRHMTAKLAGGSQMFTFLSTNDAMRIGPRNVEACKVALKQFAIQIIAEDTGGNCGRTIEVDAETGILQIRTVNQGTKEV; encoded by the coding sequence ATGGAAATTATTAAAGTTGGAATGGCAGACGTAGGAGTAGCTAGTGCCCCCGACCATATTCGTACGACAGGCTTAGGATCTTGCGTCGGGGTTGTGCTTTATGATCGTATCAAGAGGATTGCGGGAATGGCACATGTTATGCTACCAGATTCTAGCCTAGGGAAAAATACAGAGACCAATCATTTGAAATATGCTGATACAGCAATACCTGAATTAATTGAACGAATGAAGAAGCTAGGAGCACAAAGCCGTCATATGACAGCTAAATTGGCTGGAGGCTCCCAAATGTTTACCTTTCTTTCTACCAATGACGCAATGCGAATTGGACCACGGAATGTGGAAGCATGCAAGGTAGCTTTAAAACAATTTGCCATTCAGATTATTGCAGAAGATACTGGTGGAAATTGTGGACGAACCATTGAAGTGGATGCGGAAACCGGTATATTACAAATCCGGACCGTAAATCAAGGGACTAAGGAAGTATAA
- a CDS encoding chemotaxis protein CheC, with translation MTHIKKLGEFQLDVLREVGNIGAGHATTALSQLIQKEIDMTVPQVRIISFQEIADFLGGDEVVVIAVFLRVEGDCPGNMFFIIDIPSAKNLLQHLLGLVPQEEQEEVFSDMELSALHEIGNIMAGSYLSSLADFTKLSMQPTVPALAIDMAGALLSYGLIELGRVGDFALTIDTAFMEDNEKMQGHFFLIPDPDSFATLFQALGVPLDGNY, from the coding sequence ATGACTCATATTAAGAAATTGGGCGAATTTCAATTAGATGTGCTGCGTGAAGTAGGCAATATCGGGGCTGGTCATGCAACCACGGCACTTTCGCAATTGATTCAAAAAGAAATCGACATGACCGTTCCACAAGTTCGTATAATCTCTTTCCAGGAAATTGCTGATTTCCTGGGGGGAGATGAAGTGGTGGTAATCGCAGTATTTTTGCGTGTCGAAGGTGATTGCCCCGGAAATATGTTTTTTATCATAGATATTCCTTCCGCTAAAAATTTGTTGCAACATCTGCTGGGCCTAGTGCCTCAAGAAGAGCAAGAAGAGGTATTTAGTGATATGGAATTGTCAGCTTTGCATGAAATCGGCAATATTATGGCAGGCTCTTATCTGTCCTCGTTAGCTGATTTTACGAAGCTTAGCATGCAACCGACTGTACCAGCTCTTGCAATTGATATGGCTGGCGCTCTATTGAGTTACGGACTTATCGAACTAGGACGGGTTGGGGATTTCGCTTTAACGATTGACACAGCTTTTATGGAAGATAACGAAAAAATGCAAGGCCACTTTTTCCTCATCCCAGATCCGGATTCATTTGCAACACTATTCCAAGCATTAGGGGTCCCGTTAGATGGAAATTATTAA
- a CDS encoding chemotaxis protein CheW, whose translation MLDMKTASEEVKVIIFRLVDEEYGVEVQQVKSIEKLEHITRVPRTPVFVKGVINLRGVVTPIIDLRSRFQLEEAEYTEATRVIIVAVDELEVGLIVDSANDVVDIPVNAIEPPPAVVGGVEATYLRGVAKLEKRLLILLNLDKVLSTEEIKQLDSFEV comes from the coding sequence ATGTTGGATATGAAAACAGCATCTGAAGAAGTGAAAGTAATTATTTTTCGCTTGGTAGACGAAGAGTACGGTGTAGAGGTTCAACAGGTTAAATCTATTGAGAAGCTGGAGCATATTACCCGCGTACCACGTACACCTGTTTTTGTAAAAGGGGTTATCAATTTACGTGGTGTGGTAACTCCTATTATTGATTTACGCAGTCGTTTTCAATTGGAGGAGGCAGAATATACTGAGGCTACTCGTGTTATTATCGTGGCTGTAGACGAACTAGAAGTGGGGCTTATTGTTGATTCTGCGAACGACGTAGTTGATATTCCTGTTAATGCAATCGAACCGCCACCAGCCGTGGTTGGCGGAGTAGAGGCAACTTATTTGCGTGGTGTAGCCAAATTAGAAAAACGTCTACTTATTTTGTTGAATCTTGATAAGGTGCTGAGCACAGAAGAGATCAAGCAATTGGATTCTTTTGAGGTTTAG
- a CDS encoding chemotaxis protein CheA: protein MDMNQYLDMFIEESKEHLQAINSNLLSLETDPNDIGIVNEIFRSAHTLKGMAATMGFEDLASLTHEMENVLDLIRNQKLMITSDIMDVIFKSVDIMESMVQNIMEGGDGAADVSSLVGVLRSIVAGDFNEVSPEPAVTMAESTDSDSETNDQMVEVSTEIRDYHLDDYAITIMRQSQETGNNLYWIRVILRSECILKAARAYMVFDQLDTHGEVINSTPSVEEIENEKFDLSFEVVYITSKSLEEIHKAISNISEIEEVLIEEVKLPGSEKEVAVAAPVKEVVKPETEQKAATPAAPVKKPAASKTIRVDIERLDILMNLFSELVIDRGRLEQLAREIGKTELHETVEHMSRISGDLQNIILTMRMVPVEQVFNRFPRMVRDLTKELNKKVNLEIFGAETELDRTVIDEIGDPLVHLLRNSIDHGLESPEKRKQSGKPEEGVVQLKAYHSGNHVFIEVRDDGAGIDKDKVRDKAISRGVVSAAVAETMADRQIFELLFSSGFSTADVVSDISGRGVGLDVVKTKIESLGGSVSVDSAPNEGSVFRIQLPLTLSIISAMLVQVENEKYAVPLSSIIETAVFKKSEIMMAHRQQVIDFRGRIVPLVSLKEIFQIPTSGKAREDEVAVVIVRKGEKMAGLVVDSFIGQQEIVLKSLGKYLVNVFAISGATILGDGQVALILDCNALIK, encoded by the coding sequence ATGGATATGAATCAATATCTCGATATGTTTATTGAAGAATCCAAGGAACATTTGCAGGCGATTAACTCCAATCTGTTGTCTCTGGAGACCGATCCGAATGATATTGGAATCGTTAATGAAATTTTTCGTTCAGCTCACACCTTAAAAGGAATGGCAGCAACGATGGGCTTTGAAGATTTGGCCAGCTTAACGCATGAGATGGAAAACGTACTTGATTTAATTCGTAATCAGAAATTAATGATTACAAGCGACATTATGGACGTCATTTTCAAAAGTGTCGATATCATGGAAAGCATGGTCCAAAACATCATGGAAGGCGGGGATGGGGCCGCTGATGTTAGCTCATTGGTAGGAGTGCTCCGTTCCATAGTAGCAGGAGATTTTAACGAGGTATCTCCTGAGCCTGCTGTTACGATGGCTGAAAGTACAGACTCTGATTCTGAGACGAATGACCAGATGGTAGAAGTGTCTACTGAGATACGTGATTATCATTTAGATGATTATGCGATCACGATCATGCGTCAATCACAGGAAACGGGAAATAATTTGTACTGGATTCGTGTAATTTTGCGTTCGGAATGTATACTAAAAGCCGCTCGTGCTTATATGGTTTTTGATCAATTGGACACCCATGGAGAAGTAATCAACTCAACACCTTCTGTGGAAGAAATTGAAAACGAGAAATTTGACCTGTCGTTTGAGGTCGTATATATCACTTCAAAATCATTAGAAGAGATCCATAAAGCAATTAGCAATATCTCTGAAATCGAGGAAGTACTGATCGAAGAGGTTAAATTGCCAGGTAGTGAAAAGGAAGTAGCGGTTGCGGCTCCTGTGAAAGAAGTCGTAAAGCCTGAAACAGAACAAAAGGCAGCAACTCCAGCGGCACCTGTTAAAAAGCCTGCTGCTAGCAAAACCATTCGCGTGGATATTGAACGTTTGGACATTTTAATGAATTTGTTTAGCGAACTGGTTATTGACCGTGGACGTTTGGAGCAGTTAGCAAGAGAAATCGGTAAAACAGAACTACATGAAACGGTGGAACACATGAGCCGGATCAGTGGAGATCTACAAAATATTATCCTGACCATGCGCATGGTTCCTGTGGAGCAGGTATTTAACCGTTTCCCTCGAATGGTTCGAGATTTGACTAAAGAATTAAACAAGAAGGTGAATCTAGAGATATTCGGGGCTGAAACAGAGCTAGACCGTACGGTTATTGATGAAATTGGTGATCCGCTTGTTCACTTATTGCGAAACTCCATTGACCATGGGTTAGAGTCTCCTGAAAAGCGTAAACAGTCAGGTAAGCCAGAAGAGGGCGTTGTTCAGTTAAAAGCGTATCATAGCGGCAATCATGTTTTTATCGAAGTGCGTGACGATGGAGCTGGTATCGATAAGGATAAAGTGCGTGACAAAGCGATTAGTCGTGGAGTAGTTAGTGCGGCTGTTGCGGAGACAATGGCGGATAGACAAATATTTGAACTGTTGTTCTCATCAGGATTTAGTACGGCTGATGTAGTTTCTGACATCTCTGGGCGTGGTGTAGGTCTCGACGTTGTTAAAACCAAGATTGAATCCTTGGGTGGTTCCGTGTCAGTGGATTCAGCGCCAAATGAAGGTTCCGTTTTCCGTATTCAACTTCCTTTGACCCTTTCGATTATTTCTGCGATGCTGGTTCAGGTTGAAAATGAAAAATACGCGGTACCACTTAGCTCTATTATCGAGACTGCTGTCTTCAAGAAAAGCGAAATTATGATGGCGCATCGTCAACAAGTGATTGATTTCCGGGGGCGTATCGTCCCTTTGGTGTCTCTCAAAGAAATTTTCCAGATTCCAACGAGTGGGAAAGCACGTGAGGATGAAGTCGCTGTAGTCATTGTTCGCAAAGGGGAAAAAATGGCAGGGTTAGTTGTTGATTCCTTTATTGGACAACAAGAAATTGTGCTGAAATCGCTAGGCAAGTATTTAGTAAATGTCTTCGCTATTTCGGGGGCAACGATTTTAGGTGACGGGCAAGTCGCATTGATTCTAGATTGCAATGCCTTAATTAAATAG
- a CDS encoding chemotaxis response regulator protein-glutamate methylesterase — protein sequence MTKIKVLVADDSAFMRKVISDILTSDPNIEVVARARNGMECLEKVKEFQPDVVTLDVEMPILDGLATLERLMAEQPLPVVMLSSLTKEGADATLKALELGAFDFIGKPSGPISLDIHKVGQQLVELVKEAAVAKGRIKQKLTAPLTKTSVKKTQVEPQKKLRQTEKTSEYPSLSDKGSKGLQPMEMSDKTGTKVVFLGTSTGGPRALQTLLTHIPAFFPAPILIVQHMPPGFTKSLAQRLDSMCQITVKEASDGEEIKAGTAYIAPGGYHMEATQPTGGKVIIKLHQEAPRGGHRPSVDVLFESASKLTHTRQWAVILTGMGADGTAGLRQMKEAHHVVGLIEDQSSCVVYGMPRAAIQAGLADHVVPLDHMAETLVRLVT from the coding sequence ATGACGAAAATAAAAGTGCTAGTGGCAGACGATTCCGCTTTCATGCGCAAGGTCATTTCTGACATTTTGACAAGCGATCCTAACATTGAAGTCGTGGCTCGTGCTCGAAATGGAATGGAATGCTTAGAAAAAGTAAAGGAATTTCAACCAGATGTGGTCACGTTAGACGTGGAAATGCCTATTTTGGATGGACTAGCCACATTAGAGAGACTAATGGCAGAACAACCTTTGCCAGTTGTCATGTTGAGTAGTTTGACCAAAGAAGGGGCGGACGCGACTCTAAAAGCGTTGGAGTTAGGCGCTTTTGACTTTATCGGTAAACCCTCTGGGCCTATTTCGTTAGACATTCATAAGGTGGGCCAACAGCTTGTCGAACTTGTAAAGGAAGCAGCGGTTGCAAAGGGGCGTATTAAGCAGAAGCTAACAGCTCCATTAACGAAGACTTCTGTCAAAAAAACTCAAGTAGAGCCACAAAAGAAGCTACGTCAAACAGAAAAGACGAGTGAGTACCCTTCTCTTTCTGATAAAGGAAGTAAGGGATTGCAACCTATGGAAATGTCGGATAAGACAGGGACGAAAGTTGTATTTCTAGGAACTTCAACAGGAGGACCTCGTGCTTTGCAAACACTGTTAACTCACATTCCTGCTTTTTTTCCAGCACCTATATTAATTGTGCAGCATATGCCACCTGGATTTACCAAAAGTTTGGCCCAACGGCTAGATAGCATGTGTCAAATAACGGTAAAGGAAGCAAGCGATGGAGAAGAAATAAAGGCAGGTACAGCTTATATTGCACCGGGTGGTTATCATATGGAAGCCACGCAACCAACCGGTGGAAAAGTCATTATAAAATTACATCAAGAAGCACCACGTGGAGGTCATCGTCCGTCCGTTGACGTTTTGTTTGAATCAGCGAGTAAACTTACGCATACAAGGCAGTGGGCGGTCATTTTGACTGGAATGGGAGCTGATGGGACAGCAGGCTTACGACAGATGAAGGAAGCTCATCACGTCGTAGGATTGATAGAAGATCAAAGTAGTTGTGTCGTGTACGGAATGCCACGTGCAGCCATTCAAGCTGGATTAGCGGATCATGTAGTTCCACTGGACCACATGGCGGAGACGTTAGTTCGACTCGTAACATGA